A window from Pseudomonas sp. MRSN 12121 encodes these proteins:
- the rho gene encoding transcription termination factor Rho — protein MNLTELKQKPITELLELAEQMGIENMARSRKQDVIFSLLKKHAKSGEEISGDGVLEILQDGFGFLRSSDASYLAGPDDIYVSPSQIRRFNLRTGDTIVGKIRPPKEGERYFALLKVDTINYDRPENAKNKILFENLTPLFPTVRMKMEAGNGSTEDLTGRVIDLCAPIGKGQRGLIVAPPKAGKTIMLQNIASNITRNNPEVHLIVLLIDERPEEVTEMQRTVRGEVVASTFDEPPTRHVQVAEMVIEKAKRLVEHKKDVVILLDSITRLARAYNTVIPSSGKVLTGGVDAHALEKPKRFFGAARNIEEGGSLTIIATALVETGSKMDEVIYEEFKGTGNMELPLDRRIAEKRVFPAININKSGTRREELLTADDELQRMWILRKLLHPMDEVAAIEFLVDKLKQTKTNDEFFLSMKRK, from the coding sequence ATGAATCTGACTGAACTCAAGCAAAAGCCGATTACCGAACTGCTCGAATTGGCCGAACAGATGGGCATAGAAAATATGGCCCGTTCGCGCAAGCAGGACGTGATTTTCTCCCTGCTGAAAAAGCACGCGAAAAGCGGTGAGGAAATCTCCGGTGATGGCGTGCTGGAGATCCTCCAGGACGGCTTCGGCTTTCTTCGCTCCTCCGACGCCTCCTACCTGGCCGGCCCAGACGATATCTACGTCTCCCCGAGCCAGATCCGTCGTTTCAACTTGCGCACCGGTGACACCATCGTTGGCAAGATCCGCCCTCCAAAGGAAGGCGAGCGTTACTTCGCGCTGCTGAAGGTCGACACGATCAACTACGATCGTCCCGAGAACGCGAAGAACAAGATCCTGTTCGAAAACCTGACGCCGCTGTTCCCGACCGTGCGCATGAAGATGGAAGCCGGCAACGGTTCCACCGAAGACCTGACCGGTCGTGTCATCGACCTCTGCGCGCCGATCGGCAAAGGCCAGCGTGGCCTGATCGTTGCCCCGCCGAAAGCGGGCAAGACCATCATGTTGCAGAACATCGCGTCGAACATCACCCGTAACAACCCTGAAGTTCATCTGATCGTGCTGTTGATCGACGAGCGTCCGGAAGAAGTGACCGAGATGCAGCGCACCGTGCGCGGCGAAGTGGTCGCCTCGACGTTCGATGAGCCGCCGACCCGCCACGTGCAGGTTGCCGAGATGGTGATCGAGAAGGCCAAGCGCCTGGTCGAGCACAAGAAGGACGTGGTGATCCTGCTCGACTCCATCACCCGCCTGGCCCGTGCCTACAACACCGTGATCCCGAGCTCCGGCAAGGTGCTGACCGGTGGTGTCGATGCCCACGCCCTGGAAAAACCGAAGCGTTTCTTCGGCGCCGCGCGGAACATTGAAGAAGGCGGCTCGCTGACCATCATCGCCACCGCGCTGGTCGAAACCGGCTCGAAGATGGACGAAGTGATCTACGAAGAGTTCAAGGGCACCGGCAACATGGAGCTGCCACTGGACCGTCGTATCGCCGAGAAGCGTGTGTTCCCGGCCATCAACATCAACAAGTCCGGCACTCGCCGCGAAGAGTTGCTGACCGCCGACGACGAGTTGCAGCGCATGTGGATCCTGCGCAAGCTCCTGCATCCGATGGATGAAGTCGCCGCCATCGAGTTCCTGGTCGACAAGCTGAAGCAGACCAAGACCAACGATGAGTTCTTCCTGTCGATGAAACGCAAGTAA
- a CDS encoding CDP-6-deoxy-delta-3,4-glucoseen reductase, translating into MRVTLQPSGAVLETLPGERILDAARRLGHECPQSCRNGNCHVCCALLVEGSVLQAGEVRDHGEFYTCIAEPLEDCIVLWDGVLALGELPVRSMSCQVTECLEVGGDVWRVRLRAPAGKPPRYHAGQYLMLERENGEKSAFSLASAPHSGRELELHVLVRESSAQSLIEQLQRNGNVRVELPFGDTHLAELPEGPLVLIAAGTGMAQMHSLIEHCRAKGFKYPVHLYWGVRRPEDFYRIEHWDEWQTLPNLFLHQVVSDLCGWEGRCGLLHEAVSEDIADLSTVHVYASGSPAMIYATLDALVEAGMDAHQMRADVFAYAPRS; encoded by the coding sequence ATGCGTGTAACCTTGCAGCCCTCCGGAGCGGTGCTTGAGACGCTGCCCGGCGAGCGGATTCTCGATGCGGCGCGGCGCCTGGGCCATGAGTGCCCGCAAAGCTGTCGCAATGGCAACTGTCATGTGTGCTGCGCCTTGCTGGTAGAGGGCAGCGTCCTGCAGGCCGGCGAAGTGCGCGACCACGGCGAGTTCTACACTTGCATTGCAGAGCCGCTGGAAGACTGCATCGTGCTGTGGGATGGCGTCCTTGCGCTGGGAGAGCTGCCGGTGCGCAGTATGTCGTGTCAGGTCACCGAGTGTCTGGAAGTCGGCGGCGATGTCTGGCGGGTCCGGCTGCGGGCGCCCGCCGGCAAGCCGCCGCGCTACCACGCTGGCCAGTACCTGATGCTCGAGCGCGAGAACGGCGAGAAATCGGCGTTTTCCCTGGCCTCGGCACCGCATTCCGGGCGCGAGCTGGAATTGCATGTACTGGTGCGCGAAAGCAGTGCACAAAGCCTGATCGAGCAGTTGCAGCGCAACGGCAACGTGCGCGTCGAACTGCCTTTTGGCGATACCCACCTGGCCGAGCTGCCCGAAGGGCCGCTGGTGCTGATTGCCGCCGGTACCGGCATGGCGCAGATGCACAGCCTGATCGAGCATTGCCGCGCCAAGGGCTTCAAATACCCGGTGCACCTGTACTGGGGCGTGCGCCGGCCGGAGGATTTCTACCGGATCGAGCATTGGGACGAATGGCAGACGCTGCCCAACCTGTTCCTGCACCAGGTGGTCAGCGATCTCTGTGGCTGGGAGGGCCGCTGCGGCCTGTTGCACGAAGCGGTGAGCGAGGACATCGCCGACCTGTCGACCGTGCACGTCTACGCCAGTGGTTCGCCGGCGATGATCTACGCCACGCTGGATGCGCTGGTCGAGGCAGGCATGGACGCGCACCAGATGCGCGCGGATGTTTTTGCCTATGCCCCCAGGTCCTGA
- a CDS encoding NADPH:quinone oxidoreductase family protein: MKAVLCKAFGPAETLVLEDVASPVPKKNEILLHVHAAGVNFPDTLIIEGKYQFKPPFPFSPGGEAAGVVGAVGEKVGHLKAGDRVMALTGWGSFAEEVAVPGYNVLPIPPSMDFNTAAAFSMTYGTSMHALKQRGHLQPGETLLVLGASGGVGLAAVEIGKAMGARVIAAASSAEKLAVAKAAGADELINYSETSLKDEVKRLTDGQGADVIYDPVGGDLFDQAIRSIAWNGRLLVVGFASGRIPELPVNLALLKGAAVVGVFWGSFAQRQPQDNAANFQQLFGWFAEGKLKPLVSQVYPLADAANAINDLGQRKAVGKVVVQVR; this comes from the coding sequence ATGAAAGCCGTGCTGTGCAAAGCCTTCGGCCCCGCCGAAACGCTGGTGCTGGAAGATGTCGCGAGTCCCGTGCCGAAGAAGAACGAAATCCTGCTGCACGTGCACGCGGCCGGGGTGAACTTCCCGGACACGCTGATCATCGAGGGCAAATACCAGTTCAAGCCGCCTTTCCCGTTCTCGCCGGGTGGCGAGGCCGCCGGGGTGGTGGGTGCCGTCGGCGAGAAGGTGGGACACCTCAAGGCCGGCGACCGAGTCATGGCGCTGACCGGCTGGGGCAGCTTTGCCGAGGAAGTGGCGGTGCCGGGCTACAACGTCTTGCCAATCCCGCCGTCAATGGACTTCAACACCGCCGCAGCCTTCAGCATGACCTACGGCACCTCGATGCACGCTCTCAAGCAACGCGGCCACCTACAGCCGGGTGAAACCCTGCTGGTGCTCGGTGCGTCCGGCGGTGTCGGCCTGGCCGCCGTGGAAATCGGCAAGGCCATGGGCGCGCGGGTCATCGCCGCCGCCAGCAGCGCCGAGAAACTCGCGGTGGCCAAGGCCGCAGGCGCCGACGAGTTGATCAACTACAGCGAAACCAGCCTGAAGGACGAGGTCAAGCGCCTGACCGACGGCCAGGGCGCCGACGTGATCTACGACCCGGTCGGCGGCGACCTGTTCGACCAGGCGATCCGCTCCATCGCCTGGAACGGCCGCTTGCTGGTGGTGGGGTTTGCCAGCGGGCGCATTCCCGAGTTGCCGGTCAACCTGGCGCTGCTCAAGGGCGCGGCGGTGGTCGGGGTGTTCTGGGGGTCGTTCGCCCAGCGCCAGCCCCAGGACAACGCGGCGAACTTCCAGCAACTGTTCGGCTGGTTCGCCGAAGGCAAGTTGAAGCCACTGGTCTCGCAGGTCTACCCACTGGCCGACGCCGCCAATGCCATCAACGATCTTGGCCAGCGTAAGGCGGTGGGCAAGGTGGTGGTGCAGGTTCGCTGA
- the ubiD gene encoding 4-hydroxy-3-polyprenylbenzoate decarboxylase: MQYRDLRDFISGLEQRGELKRIQVPVSPVLEMTEVCDRTLRAKGPALLFEKPTGYDIPVLGNLFGTPERVALGMGAEAVSELREIGKLLAFLKEPEPPKGLKDAWSKLPIFRKIIAMAPKVVKDAICQEVVIEGDDVDLSRLPVQTCWPGDVGPLITWGLTVTKGPNKDRQNLGIYRQQVIGRNKVIMRWLSHRGGALDYREWCEKHPGQPFPVSVALGADPATILGAVTPVPDSLSEYAFAGLLRGNRTELVKCRGNDLQVPATAEIILEGVIHPGEMADEGPYGDHTGYYNEVDSFPVFTVERITHRQKPIYHSTYTGRPPDEPAILGVALNEVFVPILQKQFPEITDFYLPPEGCSYRMAVVTMKKQYPGHAKRVMLGVWSFLRQFMYTKFVIVTDDDVNARDWNDVIWAITTRMDPKRDTVMIDNTPIDYLDFASPVSGLGSKMGLDATHKWPGETTREWGRVIVKDEAVTRRIDAIWNQLGID; this comes from the coding sequence ATGCAGTATCGCGACTTGCGCGACTTTATCAGCGGCCTGGAACAGCGCGGCGAACTCAAGCGCATCCAGGTTCCGGTGTCCCCAGTGCTGGAAATGACCGAGGTCTGCGATCGCACCTTGCGCGCCAAAGGCCCGGCCCTGCTGTTTGAAAAGCCTACCGGCTACGACATCCCGGTGCTGGGCAACCTGTTCGGCACCCCGGAGCGGGTAGCGCTGGGCATGGGCGCCGAAGCCGTCAGCGAGCTGCGGGAAATCGGCAAGCTGCTGGCGTTTCTCAAGGAGCCCGAGCCGCCCAAGGGCCTGAAGGACGCCTGGTCCAAGCTGCCGATCTTTCGCAAGATCATTGCCATGGCGCCCAAGGTGGTCAAGGACGCGATCTGCCAGGAAGTGGTCATCGAAGGCGATGACGTCGACCTGTCGCGGCTGCCGGTGCAGACCTGCTGGCCAGGCGACGTCGGGCCGCTGATCACCTGGGGCCTGACCGTCACCAAGGGCCCGAACAAGGATCGGCAGAACCTCGGCATCTACCGCCAGCAGGTGATCGGTCGCAACAAGGTGATCATGCGCTGGCTGAGCCATCGCGGCGGCGCGCTGGATTACCGCGAATGGTGCGAGAAGCACCCGGGCCAGCCGTTCCCGGTCTCCGTGGCCCTCGGCGCCGACCCGGCGACCATTCTCGGCGCGGTCACCCCGGTGCCGGACAGCCTGTCCGAATACGCCTTCGCCGGCCTGCTGCGGGGCAACCGCACCGAGCTGGTGAAGTGCCGTGGCAACGACCTGCAGGTGCCGGCCACCGCGGAGATCATCCTGGAAGGGGTGATCCATCCGGGCGAGATGGCCGACGAAGGCCCGTACGGCGACCACACCGGCTACTACAACGAAGTCGACAGCTTCCCGGTGTTCACGGTCGAGCGCATCACCCACCGGCAGAAGCCGATCTACCACAGCACCTATACCGGACGCCCGCCGGATGAGCCGGCGATTCTCGGCGTGGCGCTGAACGAAGTGTTCGTACCGATCCTGCAGAAGCAGTTCCCGGAAATCACCGACTTCTACCTGCCGCCCGAAGGCTGCTCGTACCGCATGGCGGTGGTGACCATGAAGAAGCAGTATCCCGGCCACGCCAAGCGGGTGATGCTGGGTGTCTGGTCGTTTTTGCGACAGTTCATGTACACCAAGTTCGTTATTGTCACCGACGACGATGTCAACGCACGCGACTGGAACGACGTGATCTGGGCCATCACCACGCGCATGGACCCCAAGCGCGACACGGTGATGATCGACAACACGCCGATCGACTACCTCGACTTCGCCTCGCCGGTTTCCGGCCTGGGGTCGAAGATGGGGCTCGATGCCACGCACAAATGGCCCGGTGAAACCACCCGCGAGTGGGGCCGGGTAATCGTCAAGGATGAGGCGGTGACCCGCCGGATCGATGCCATCTGGAATCAGTTAGGAATAGATTGA
- a CDS encoding amino acid ABC transporter ATP-binding protein: MPLLRISALHKYYGDHHVLKGIDLSIEEGQVVAIIGRSGSGKSTLLRTLNGLESINDGVIEVDGEYLDAARADLRSLRQKVGMVFQQFNLFPHLTVGENVMLAPQVVQKVPKARAAELAREMLRRVGLEEKFDAFPDRLSGGQQQRVAIARALAMSPKVLLCDEITSALDPELVNEVLSVVRQLAKDGMTLIMVTHEMRFAREVGDKLVFMHQGKVHETGDPKVLFAHPQTAELANFIGSVENA, from the coding sequence ATGCCTCTGCTTAGAATTTCCGCCCTGCATAAATATTACGGCGACCACCATGTGCTCAAGGGCATCGACCTCAGCATCGAGGAAGGCCAGGTGGTGGCGATCATCGGCCGCAGCGGCTCGGGCAAAAGCACCTTGCTGCGTACCCTCAACGGCCTGGAGTCGATCAACGACGGGGTCATCGAAGTCGACGGCGAATACCTCGACGCTGCCCGCGCCGACCTGCGCAGCCTGCGGCAGAAGGTCGGCATGGTGTTCCAGCAGTTCAACCTGTTCCCGCACCTGACCGTCGGCGAGAACGTCATGCTGGCTCCGCAGGTGGTGCAGAAGGTGCCCAAGGCCAGAGCCGCCGAGCTGGCGCGGGAAATGCTCCGGCGGGTTGGCCTGGAAGAGAAGTTCGACGCCTTCCCCGATCGCCTGTCCGGCGGCCAGCAGCAGCGGGTGGCGATTGCCCGGGCGCTGGCCATGTCGCCGAAGGTGCTGCTGTGCGACGAAATCACCTCGGCCCTGGACCCGGAGCTGGTCAACGAAGTGCTGAGCGTGGTGCGCCAGCTGGCCAAGGACGGCATGACCCTGATCATGGTGACCCACGAAATGCGCTTTGCCCGGGAAGTGGGGGACAAGCTGGTGTTCATGCACCAGGGCAAAGTGCATGAAACCGGCGACCCGAAAGTGCTGTTCGCTCATCCGCAGACAGCGGAACTGGCGAATTTCATTGGCAGCGTCGAGAACGCTTGA
- a CDS encoding amino acid ABC transporter permease — protein sequence MSDFSFWDILRNLLAGLQWTLVLSLVAFVGGGLIGLLVMTLRISRKAFPRQFARLYIELFQGTPLLMQLFLVFFGVALLGVDISPWLAAAIALTLFTSAYLAEIWRGCVESIPHGQWEASSSLALTPYEQLRHVILPQALRIAVAPTVGFSVQVVKGTAVTSIIGFTELTKTGGMLANATFEPFMVYGLVALGYFLLCYPLSLSARYLERRLHASA from the coding sequence ATGAGCGATTTCAGTTTCTGGGACATCCTGCGCAACCTGCTGGCCGGCCTGCAATGGACGCTGGTGCTGTCGCTGGTGGCCTTTGTCGGCGGCGGCCTGATCGGCCTGCTGGTCATGACCCTGCGCATTTCCAGGAAGGCTTTCCCCCGCCAGTTCGCCCGCCTTTATATAGAGCTGTTCCAGGGCACGCCGTTATTGATGCAACTGTTCCTGGTGTTCTTCGGTGTCGCCCTGCTGGGGGTCGATATCTCGCCCTGGCTGGCGGCGGCCATTGCTTTGACCCTGTTCACCAGCGCTTACCTGGCGGAGATCTGGCGCGGTTGCGTCGAGTCGATCCCCCACGGCCAGTGGGAGGCCTCCTCCAGCCTGGCGCTCACCCCCTATGAACAACTGCGCCATGTGATCCTGCCGCAAGCGCTGCGCATCGCCGTGGCGCCTACCGTGGGTTTCTCGGTGCAGGTGGTCAAGGGCACCGCCGTGACCTCGATCATCGGCTTCACCGAACTGACCAAGACCGGCGGCATGCTCGCCAACGCCACCTTCGAACCCTTCATGGTCTACGGCCTGGTGGCGCTCGGTTACTTCCTGCTGTGCTACCCCCTGTCCCTCAGTGCGCGCTACCTGGAAAGGAGACTGCATGCCTCTGCTTAG
- a CDS encoding gamma-glutamylcyclotransferase: protein MTAIESSFLNLAYPPRLDLGPQLTPEQLRSSMQSTMARHKGGPVWLFAYGSLIWRPECSAVERLRGRVHGYHRGLYLWSHEHRGTPEKPGLVFGLDRGGSCSGFAYRLPEEQLETSLYALWQREMPYPSYRPHWLNCRLEDGSRVQALGFVLERHLPSYAGNLPDHVLSQVFESACGRYGTTREYVEQTVHALRSHAMPDRNLEARLKRCQSGACQDA from the coding sequence ATGACAGCCATTGAATCCAGTTTCCTGAATCTGGCTTACCCTCCGCGGCTTGACCTTGGGCCGCAGCTCACCCCCGAACAGCTCCGCAGCTCGATGCAATCCACCATGGCGCGCCACAAGGGCGGGCCCGTCTGGCTGTTCGCCTATGGTTCACTGATCTGGCGTCCCGAATGCTCGGCGGTCGAACGGCTGCGTGGGCGGGTGCATGGCTACCATCGCGGTTTGTACCTGTGGTCCCACGAGCACCGCGGCACGCCGGAAAAGCCGGGGCTGGTGTTTGGCCTGGATCGCGGCGGTTCCTGCAGTGGTTTCGCCTACCGCTTGCCGGAAGAACAGCTGGAAACCTCGTTGTATGCGTTGTGGCAGCGCGAGATGCCGTACCCATCCTATCGCCCGCACTGGCTCAACTGCCGGCTTGAAGACGGTAGCCGGGTGCAGGCCCTGGGCTTCGTGCTGGAGAGACACCTGCCCAGCTATGCCGGCAACCTGCCGGATCATGTGCTGAGCCAGGTGTTCGAAAGCGCTTGCGGGCGCTACGGCACTACTCGCGAGTATGTCGAGCAGACCGTGCACGCCCTGCGTAGCCACGCCATGCCGGATCGCAATCTGGAGGCGCGGCTCAAGCGCTGTCAATCAGGCGCCTGTCAGGACGCTTAG
- a CDS encoding transporter substrate-binding domain-containing protein has product MTKRFSALLSALFASLMLGQAPAHASGLDDIVARGALKVAVPQDFPPFGSVGPDMQPRGLDIDTAKLLAERLKVKLELTPVNSTNRIPFLTTGKVDLVISSLGKNPEREKVIDFSQAYAPFYLAVFGPPEAPVASLDDLKGKTISVTRGAIEDIELTAVAPQGVTIKRFEDNNSTIAAYLAGQVDLIASGNVVMVAISERNPKRIPAMKVKLKDSPVYVGVNKNQPELLAQVNRILTDAKADGSLDKNAQLWLKQPLPAGL; this is encoded by the coding sequence ATGACCAAGCGTTTCAGCGCCCTGCTCTCTGCCCTGTTTGCCAGCCTGATGCTGGGCCAGGCGCCCGCCCATGCCAGCGGCCTGGACGACATCGTCGCCCGTGGCGCTCTCAAGGTCGCCGTGCCCCAGGACTTCCCACCGTTCGGCTCGGTGGGCCCGGACATGCAACCCCGCGGCCTGGATATCGACACCGCGAAACTGCTGGCCGAGCGGCTCAAGGTCAAGCTCGAGCTGACTCCGGTCAACAGCACCAACCGCATTCCGTTCCTGACCACCGGCAAGGTCGACCTGGTGATCTCCAGCCTCGGCAAGAACCCCGAGCGCGAGAAGGTCATCGACTTCTCCCAGGCCTACGCGCCCTTCTACCTGGCGGTGTTCGGCCCGCCCGAGGCGCCTGTCGCCAGCCTCGACGACCTCAAGGGCAAGACCATCAGCGTCACCCGCGGCGCCATCGAAGACATCGAGCTGACCGCCGTCGCCCCGCAGGGCGTGACCATCAAGCGCTTCGAGGACAACAACTCGACCATCGCCGCCTACCTGGCCGGCCAGGTCGACCTGATCGCCAGCGGCAACGTGGTGATGGTCGCCATCAGCGAGCGCAATCCGAAGCGCATCCCGGCGATGAAGGTCAAGCTCAAGGACTCCCCGGTCTACGTCGGCGTCAACAAGAACCAGCCCGAGCTGCTCGCCCAGGTCAATCGGATCCTGACCGACGCCAAGGCCGACGGCAGCCTGGATAAGAACGCCCAGCTGTGGCTCAAGCAGCCGCTGCCGGCCGGCCTCTGA
- a CDS encoding amino acid ABC transporter permease, with protein MAYQFDFLPVLENTGLLLRGALFTLELTAIGAVLGVGVGIIGALVRAWKIQPFSALFGVYVELIRNTPFLVQLFFIFFGLPSLGLQISEWQAAVLAMVINLGAYSTEIIRAGIQAIPRGQLEAAAALAMTRLEAFRHVVLLPALSKVWPALSSQIIIVMLGSAVCSQIATEELSFAANFIQSRNFRAFETYALTTLIYLCMALLIRQLLNWLGRRYIARNSQ; from the coding sequence ATGGCTTATCAGTTCGACTTTCTGCCGGTGCTGGAAAACACCGGCCTGCTGCTGCGCGGAGCCCTGTTCACCCTTGAGCTGACCGCCATCGGCGCCGTGCTCGGCGTCGGCGTGGGGATCATCGGCGCGCTAGTGCGGGCCTGGAAGATCCAGCCCTTCTCGGCCCTCTTCGGCGTCTATGTCGAACTGATCCGCAACACCCCGTTCCTGGTCCAGCTGTTCTTCATCTTCTTCGGCCTGCCTTCGCTGGGGCTGCAGATTTCCGAATGGCAGGCCGCAGTGCTGGCAATGGTGATCAACCTGGGCGCCTATTCCACGGAAATCATCCGCGCCGGCATCCAGGCCATCCCGCGCGGCCAGCTGGAAGCGGCCGCGGCCCTGGCGATGACGCGCCTGGAAGCCTTCCGCCACGTGGTGCTGCTACCGGCCCTGAGCAAGGTCTGGCCGGCCCTGAGCAGCCAGATCATCATCGTCATGCTCGGATCGGCGGTGTGTTCGCAGATCGCCACGGAGGAGCTGAGTTTCGCCGCCAACTTCATTCAGTCGCGCAACTTCCGCGCCTTTGAAACCTACGCCCTGACCACGCTGATCTACCTGTGCATGGCCCTGCTGATCCGGCAGTTGCTGAATTGGCTCGGGCGCCGCTATATCGCGAGGAACAGCCAATGA
- the glpT gene encoding glycerol-3-phosphate transporter gives MFAFFRPAAHRAPLPDEKIDSTYRRLRWQIFAGIFIGYAGYYLLRKNFSLAMPYLIEEGYTRGELGLAMSAIAIAYGLSKFLMGLVSDRSNPRFFLPFGLLVSAGIMFIFGFAPWATSSVTMMFILLFINGWAQGMGWPPSGRTMVHWWSQKERGGVVSVWNVAHNVGGGLIGPLFLLGMGWFNDWHAAFYVPAAVALLVALFAFATMRDTPQSVGLPPIEKYKNDYPEGYDASHETEFSAKEIFVKYVLRNKMLWYIALANVFVYLLRYGVLDWAPTYLKEAKHFTVDKTSWAYFFYEWAGIPGTLLCGWMSDKIFRGNRGLTGMVFMALVTVATLVYWLNPAGNPTVDMIALFSIGFLIYGPVMLIGLQALELAPKKAAGTAAGFTGLFGYLGGSVAASAAMGYTVDHFGWDGGFVLLVGACLLSMAFLAPTLRHKRTASQGREAIA, from the coding sequence ATGTTTGCTTTCTTTCGACCTGCCGCACATCGGGCGCCCCTGCCTGACGAAAAAATAGACAGTACTTACCGCCGCCTGCGCTGGCAGATCTTCGCCGGGATCTTCATCGGCTACGCCGGCTACTACTTGCTGCGCAAGAACTTCTCCCTGGCCATGCCGTACCTGATCGAAGAGGGTTACACCCGCGGCGAGCTGGGCCTGGCCATGTCGGCGATCGCCATCGCCTACGGCCTGTCGAAGTTCCTCATGGGCCTGGTGTCCGACCGCTCCAACCCGCGCTTCTTCCTGCCTTTCGGCCTGCTGGTGTCGGCCGGAATCATGTTCATCTTCGGTTTCGCACCCTGGGCCACGTCCAGCGTGACCATGATGTTCATCCTGCTGTTCATCAACGGCTGGGCCCAGGGCATGGGCTGGCCGCCAAGCGGACGGACCATGGTGCACTGGTGGTCGCAGAAGGAACGCGGCGGCGTGGTGTCGGTGTGGAACGTGGCGCACAACGTCGGCGGCGGCCTGATCGGCCCGCTGTTCCTGCTCGGCATGGGCTGGTTCAACGACTGGCACGCGGCGTTCTACGTTCCGGCCGCGGTGGCTCTGCTGGTGGCGCTGTTCGCCTTCGCCACCATGCGCGACACCCCGCAGTCGGTCGGCCTGCCGCCGATCGAGAAGTACAAGAACGATTACCCGGAAGGCTACGACGCCAGCCACGAAACGGAATTCAGCGCCAAGGAAATCTTCGTCAAATATGTACTGCGCAACAAAATGCTCTGGTACATCGCCCTGGCCAACGTCTTTGTCTACCTGCTGCGCTACGGCGTGCTGGACTGGGCGCCGACCTACCTGAAGGAAGCCAAGCACTTCACGGTGGACAAGACCTCCTGGGCGTACTTCTTCTACGAGTGGGCGGGAATCCCGGGCACCCTGCTGTGCGGCTGGATGTCGGACAAGATCTTCCGCGGCAACCGCGGCCTGACCGGCATGGTGTTCATGGCGCTGGTGACCGTGGCGACCCTGGTGTACTGGCTGAACCCGGCCGGAAACCCGACCGTCGATATGATCGCGCTGTTCTCCATCGGCTTCCTGATCTATGGCCCGGTGATGCTGATCGGCCTGCAGGCCCTGGAACTGGCGCCGAAGAAAGCCGCCGGCACCGCCGCGGGCTTCACTGGCCTGTTCGGCTACCTGGGCGGCTCGGTCGCCGCCAGCGCAGCGATGGGCTACACCGTGGACCATTTCGGCTGGGACGGCGGTTTTGTCCTGCTGGTGGGCGCATGCCTGCTGTCGATGGCCTTCCTGGCACCGACCCTGCGGCACAAGCGGACCGCCAGCCAGGGCCGCGAAGCCATCGCCTAA
- a CDS encoding FadR/GntR family transcriptional regulator: protein MNSISRAVPEVALQGIRQLISERGFGPGDALPSQRDLAVQLGVSRASLREALSSLSALGVISVQPGKGVFVQTAQAPVNGVGLSWPFAAQASPADIFQLRYALEGFAAGLAAVTLTADELDALQDNVEAMRAELRAADFEAAARLDFEFHQKILLASGNQAMSSILSTSAEIFLESQKLPFIRPERAMETWQEHRKILRGLARHASGPAQKAMQEHVRGAALRTGIAFVTPV from the coding sequence ATGAACTCGATCTCCCGCGCCGTACCCGAAGTGGCGTTGCAAGGCATTCGCCAATTGATCAGCGAGCGCGGTTTCGGCCCGGGCGATGCGTTGCCCTCGCAGCGCGATCTGGCCGTGCAACTGGGGGTCAGCCGGGCTTCGTTGCGCGAGGCGCTGTCATCGTTGAGCGCCCTGGGGGTGATCAGCGTGCAGCCGGGCAAGGGGGTCTTTGTGCAGACGGCGCAAGCGCCGGTCAACGGCGTCGGGTTGAGCTGGCCGTTCGCGGCCCAGGCCTCGCCGGCGGACATCTTCCAGCTGCGCTACGCCCTGGAAGGCTTCGCCGCCGGCCTGGCGGCCGTGACCCTGACCGCCGACGAACTGGATGCCTTGCAGGATAATGTCGAGGCAATGCGTGCCGAGTTGCGGGCGGCGGATTTCGAGGCGGCGGCCCGGCTGGACTTCGAGTTTCACCAGAAGATCCTGCTGGCCAGCGGCAACCAGGCGATGTCGAGCATTCTCAGCACCAGCGCAGAGATCTTCCTAGAGAGCCAGAAACTACCGTTCATCCGGCCCGAGCGGGCCATGGAAACCTGGCAGGAACACCGCAAGATCCTTCGCGGACTGGCCCGGCATGCCTCGGGGCCGGCCCAGAAAGCCATGCAGGAGCATGTGCGCGGCGCGGCCCTGCGCACCGGAATCGCCTTCGTCACGCCTGTGTAG
- the trxA gene encoding thioredoxin TrxA produces the protein MSSDLIKHVSDASFETDVLKAEGAVLVDYWAEWCGPCKMIAPVLDEIAETYKGKLTVAKLNIDENQETPAKHGVRGIPTLMLFKNGNVEATKVGALSKSQLAAFLDANI, from the coding sequence ATGAGCAGCGATCTTATCAAACACGTTAGCGACGCTAGCTTCGAGACTGACGTACTCAAGGCCGAAGGCGCTGTACTGGTCGACTACTGGGCTGAGTGGTGCGGCCCATGCAAGATGATCGCTCCGGTCCTGGACGAAATCGCTGAAACCTACAAAGGCAAGCTGACCGTTGCCAAGCTGAACATCGACGAAAACCAGGAAACCCCGGCCAAGCATGGCGTGCGTGGTATCCCTACGTTGATGCTGTTCAAGAACGGCAATGTTGAAGCGACCAAGGTCGGCGCTCTGTCCAAGTCGCAGCTGGCTGCTTTCCTCGACGCCAACATCTGA